The Pseudomonas triclosanedens genome has a window encoding:
- a CDS encoding YnfA family protein: protein MINYLWFVLAAFCEIAGCYAFYLWLRLDRSALWIVPGLLSLTVFALLLTRVEANYAGRAYAAYGGIYVASSLFWLAFVEKSRPLWSDWVGVALCLIGASVVLFGPRLAP from the coding sequence ATGATCAATTACCTCTGGTTCGTCCTCGCCGCGTTCTGCGAGATCGCCGGCTGCTACGCCTTCTATCTGTGGCTGCGGCTGGACCGGAGCGCCCTGTGGATAGTCCCCGGCTTGCTCAGCCTGACGGTCTTCGCCCTGCTGCTCACCCGCGTCGAAGCCAACTACGCCGGACGCGCCTACGCCGCGTATGGCGGCATCTATGTGGCGTCATCGCTGTTCTGGTTAGCCTTCGTGGAGAAGAGCCGCCCACTGTGGAGCGACTGGGTGGGTGTGGCGCTCTGCCTGATCGGCGCCAGCGTGGTGTTGTTCGGCCCTCGACTCGCGCCCTGA
- a CDS encoding 3'-5' exonuclease, translating to MNACVCLPDHQWSTWRRRLYWWRHDPADAEELVSLDLETTSLDPRRADILSVGAVVVRRGKLILGERLELLVQAPPSLDGESIRIHKLRRADLEGQLPLDEVLRRVVEFIGDRPLLGYYLSFDVAVLRRHLRERLGLRLDNPRVEVSELYYRKMSRRFPDLHLDLRFDTLARNLDIPIEGRHTAIGDACTTALMFLRLRKGSLPRNLV from the coding sequence ATGAACGCCTGCGTTTGTCTTCCCGACCACCAATGGTCGACCTGGCGGCGGCGCCTCTACTGGTGGAGACACGATCCAGCGGATGCCGAAGAACTGGTATCTCTGGACCTGGAGACAACCAGCCTCGACCCGCGCCGCGCCGATATCCTCAGCGTTGGTGCAGTGGTCGTGCGGCGCGGCAAGCTGATCCTCGGCGAACGCCTCGAACTGCTGGTGCAAGCGCCGCCTAGCCTGGACGGCGAGTCCATCCGCATTCACAAGCTGCGCCGCGCTGACCTGGAGGGGCAACTGCCGCTGGACGAGGTGCTGCGCAGGGTGGTGGAGTTCATCGGCGACCGCCCGCTGCTCGGCTACTACCTGTCGTTCGACGTCGCCGTCCTGCGCCGGCACTTGCGCGAGCGGCTTGGCCTGCGCCTGGACAATCCACGGGTCGAGGTTTCCGAGCTGTATTACCGCAAGATGAGCCGGCGCTTCCCCGACCTGCATCTGGACCTGCGCTTCGACACCCTGGCGCGCAACCTGGATATCCCCATCGAAGGCCGTCATACCGCCATCGGCGATGCGTGCACCACTGCCCTGATGTTCCTGCGCCTGCGCAAGGGCTCGCTGCCGCGCAACCTGGTCTGA
- a CDS encoding putative nucleotidyltransferase substrate binding domain-containing protein encodes MSDDFNFSSPPFDQLRPFEREQLRDALSVGYYAVGEVLLEAGAAVPSLFVLLKGVIEERGEDGRLFAQYAAEDLFDVRGLFSGSSKHRYQAVEESIVYELPAGVFHQLCAGNPDFARFFRADLASKRQLERRDGQNLAEFILTRIAREHLLPAIEVEPTLPLGDAARLQLSRGADALLVREDGELGIVTRTDLMTAHFRDGFGEELHIGPLAHRPLSHVELGDFLFDAMILMTRQRIERVAVCEEGEVVGLLHLTQVLSLFSTHSHVLALRIARAESEMELRAAAETLHTLIATLAGNGIRLRFIMQLVSALNEQLLERLFELQVPPALRGRCCLMVMGSEGRAEQLLKTDQDNALILADDLPAEQGLLLMQRFSAALLDFGYPPCPGGVMASRPEWCKPLAEWKRDLLDVSLQGRPEQLMRLSILADAWPVAGNLQLFEGLRESLGELAGDNIRWLSDLALPALQFDTPLTFLGQLKTHDAHLDIKRGGIFPIVHGARALALREGLAERGTLARLAALQRLGVLDEALADNLAESFELFLQLRLRQQLAGQRDGREQGLDVSRLSRHERDLLRYGLHVVKKFKQSLTRQFHLETR; translated from the coding sequence ATGTCCGACGACTTCAACTTTTCCTCACCACCCTTCGATCAGCTCCGGCCATTCGAGCGCGAGCAGTTGCGTGACGCGTTGAGCGTCGGCTACTACGCCGTCGGCGAAGTGCTGCTGGAGGCCGGGGCGGCGGTGCCGTCGCTGTTCGTCCTGCTCAAGGGTGTGATCGAGGAGCGCGGCGAGGACGGCAGGCTGTTCGCCCAGTACGCCGCCGAAGACCTGTTCGATGTGCGCGGCCTGTTCTCCGGCAGCAGCAAGCATCGCTACCAGGCGGTGGAGGAGAGCATCGTCTATGAACTGCCGGCGGGTGTGTTCCACCAGCTCTGCGCCGGCAATCCCGATTTCGCGCGCTTCTTCCGGGCGGACCTGGCGAGCAAGCGCCAACTGGAGCGCCGCGACGGGCAGAACCTCGCCGAATTCATCCTGACCCGCATCGCCCGCGAGCACCTGCTGCCCGCCATCGAAGTGGAACCGACGTTGCCGCTGGGCGACGCCGCGCGACTGCAACTGAGCCGTGGCGCGGATGCCTTGCTGGTGCGCGAAGACGGCGAGCTGGGCATCGTCACCCGGACCGACCTGATGACCGCGCATTTCCGCGACGGCTTTGGTGAGGAGCTGCACATCGGCCCACTGGCCCACCGTCCGCTGTCCCATGTCGAACTGGGCGACTTCCTGTTCGACGCCATGATCCTCATGACCCGCCAGCGTATCGAGCGGGTCGCCGTGTGCGAGGAAGGCGAGGTGGTCGGGCTGCTGCACCTGACCCAGGTGCTCAGCCTGTTCTCCACCCACTCCCATGTGCTGGCGCTGCGCATCGCCCGCGCGGAAAGCGAAATGGAACTGCGCGCGGCGGCGGAAACCCTGCATACGCTGATCGCCACGCTGGCCGGCAACGGCATCCGCCTGCGTTTCATCATGCAACTGGTCAGTGCTCTCAACGAACAACTGCTGGAGCGTCTCTTCGAGCTGCAGGTACCGCCTGCCCTGCGTGGGCGCTGCTGTCTGATGGTGATGGGCAGCGAAGGTCGCGCCGAGCAATTGCTGAAGACCGACCAGGACAATGCGCTGATCCTCGCCGACGACCTGCCGGCGGAGCAGGGCCTGCTGTTGATGCAGCGCTTCTCCGCGGCGCTGCTGGACTTTGGCTACCCGCCGTGCCCGGGAGGCGTCATGGCCAGTCGCCCCGAATGGTGCAAGCCGCTGGCGGAGTGGAAGCGCGACCTGCTCGATGTGTCGTTGCAGGGGCGCCCCGAGCAACTGATGCGCCTTTCGATCCTCGCCGACGCCTGGCCGGTGGCCGGCAACCTTCAACTGTTCGAGGGGCTGCGCGAGAGCCTGGGCGAACTGGCCGGCGACAACATCCGCTGGTTGAGCGATCTGGCGTTACCGGCACTGCAGTTCGACACGCCGCTCACCTTCCTCGGCCAGCTCAAGACCCACGATGCCCATCTCGATATCAAGCGTGGCGGCATCTTCCCGATCGTCCACGGCGCCCGCGCGCTCGCCCTGCGCGAGGGGCTGGCGGAACGCGGCACCCTTGCGCGCCTGGCGGCGCTCCAGCGGCTGGGTGTGCTGGACGAGGCGCTGGCCGACAACCTCGCCGAATCCTTCGAACTGTTCCTGCAACTGCGCCTGCGCCAGCAACTGGCAGGTCAACGCGATGGCCGCGAGCAGGGGCTGGACGTATCGCGTCTGAGCCGCCACGAGCGCGACCTGCTGCGCTACGGTTTGCATGTGGTGAAAAAGTTCAAGCAGAGTCTGACTCGACAATTCCATCTGGAGACCCGATGA
- a CDS encoding DUF485 domain-containing protein, with the protein MNDSIYQRIDTNPRFKELVAKRERFAWLLSLIMLGLYVVFILLIAFQPQLLGAKISAGSSVTWGIPMGVGLILSAFVLTGIYVRRANGEFDRLNQEVLKEAQQ; encoded by the coding sequence ATGAACGACAGCATCTACCAGCGGATTGATACCAATCCGCGCTTCAAAGAATTGGTAGCCAAGCGCGAGCGATTCGCCTGGCTGCTTTCCCTGATCATGTTGGGCCTGTACGTGGTCTTCATCCTGCTCATTGCCTTCCAGCCGCAGTTGCTCGGCGCGAAGATCAGTGCCGGTTCGTCCGTCACCTGGGGCATCCCCATGGGCGTCGGGCTGATCCTCTCTGCCTTCGTGCTTACTGGCATCTACGTGCGCCGTGCGAACGGTGAGTTCGACCGCCTCAATCAGGAAGTCCTCAAGGAGGCCCAGCAATGA
- a CDS encoding DUF3309 family protein: MGLGTILLIVLILLLIGGLPVFPHSRNWGYGPSSVVGVVLVVLLVLVLLGHV, from the coding sequence ATGGGACTCGGGACCATTCTGTTGATCGTACTGATACTGCTGCTGATCGGTGGCCTGCCGGTCTTCCCTCACTCACGCAACTGGGGATACGGGCCATCGAGCGTCGTCGGCGTCGTCCTGGTGGTGCTGCTGGTCCTGGTCCTGCTGGGGCATGTGTGA
- a CDS encoding glycoside hydrolase family 17 protein codes for MPQSSRFPLFPYCLALLLAIVALCGLWYGLGQPVNLPDAATPTHKLQCASYSPFAKDQSPFDQPFVLRPQQMDADLALLATRFDCVRTYSMTGLEQIPALARKHGLKLMLGAWVNANPADTDREVNALIKAANQYPDVVQAVIVGNETLLRKEVTAPYLAGLIQRVKSQVRQPVTYADVWEFWHRHPEIAPAVDFLTIHLLPYWEDNPSGIDDALAHVAKIRQDFGREFAPKDILIGETGWPSEGRQRETALPSRVNEARFIRGFVHMAEENGWRYNLIEAFDQPWKRQSEGAVGGYWGLFSADREEKGVLAGPISNLPGWPLWLGLCGVILFGGLLLGGRPASARSAFVLPLVSALGAGCIGLWLELSVITSRFWGEWLWAAALVGLNLLVLLHACLASSARTGWRSKVYEWLQNRAGLWLAIAGFAGAVLMLGMVFDARYRSFPSAALLFPALVYLCRPAAAPRREALLLALIIAVGMPAQLALEGASNLQALGWAAVSLLLVGALLRGVRLTTSPRRSSHPADNPAVPG; via the coding sequence ATGCCCCAGTCCTCGCGCTTTCCGCTTTTCCCCTACTGCCTCGCCCTGCTACTGGCCATCGTCGCGCTCTGCGGGCTCTGGTACGGCCTTGGCCAACCGGTGAACCTGCCGGATGCGGCGACGCCCACGCATAAGCTGCAATGCGCGTCGTACAGCCCGTTCGCCAAGGACCAGTCACCCTTCGATCAGCCGTTCGTACTGCGCCCACAGCAGATGGATGCCGACCTAGCACTGCTGGCGACGCGCTTCGACTGTGTGCGCACCTATTCGATGACCGGGCTGGAGCAGATCCCCGCCCTCGCCCGCAAGCACGGCCTGAAGCTGATGCTCGGTGCCTGGGTCAACGCCAATCCGGCGGACACCGACCGCGAGGTGAACGCGCTGATCAAGGCCGCCAACCAGTACCCGGACGTGGTGCAGGCGGTGATCGTCGGCAACGAGACCCTGCTGCGCAAGGAGGTCACTGCTCCCTACCTGGCCGGGCTCATCCAGCGGGTGAAATCGCAGGTTCGCCAGCCGGTGACCTATGCCGATGTCTGGGAGTTCTGGCACCGCCATCCGGAAATCGCACCGGCGGTGGACTTCCTGACCATCCACCTGCTGCCGTACTGGGAAGACAACCCGAGCGGCATCGACGATGCACTCGCCCATGTCGCGAAGATTCGCCAGGACTTCGGCCGCGAGTTCGCGCCCAAGGACATCCTCATCGGCGAGACCGGCTGGCCCAGCGAAGGCCGCCAGCGCGAGACCGCCCTGCCCAGCCGGGTCAACGAAGCGCGCTTCATTCGCGGTTTCGTGCACATGGCCGAGGAAAACGGCTGGCGCTACAACCTGATCGAAGCCTTCGACCAGCCGTGGAAGCGCCAGAGCGAGGGCGCCGTGGGCGGCTACTGGGGCCTGTTCAGCGCCGACCGCGAGGAGAAAGGCGTGCTCGCCGGGCCGATCAGCAACCTGCCGGGCTGGCCATTGTGGCTGGGGCTCTGCGGCGTGATCCTGTTCGGCGGGCTGCTGCTGGGCGGCCGTCCCGCCTCTGCCCGCAGCGCCTTCGTGTTGCCGCTGGTCAGCGCACTGGGTGCCGGCTGCATCGGCCTGTGGCTGGAGCTGTCGGTGATCACCAGCCGCTTCTGGGGCGAATGGCTCTGGGCGGCGGCGCTGGTCGGCCTCAACCTGCTGGTGCTGCTGCACGCCTGCCTGGCCTCGTCGGCCCGCACGGGCTGGCGATCGAAAGTTTATGAATGGCTGCAAAACCGCGCCGGCCTGTGGCTGGCGATCGCCGGTTTCGCTGGCGCAGTGCTGATGCTCGGAATGGTCTTCGATGCGCGCTATCGCAGCTTCCCCAGCGCGGCGCTGCTATTCCCGGCGCTGGTGTACCTGTGCCGACCGGCCGCGGCGCCACGGCGTGAAGCGCTGCTGCTGGCGCTGATCATCGCGGTCGGCATGCCCGCGCAACTGGCCCTGGAAGGAGCGAGCAATCTGCAGGCACTGGGCTGGGCGGCCGTAAGCCTGCTGCTGGTCGGCGCGCTGCTGCGCGGTGTGCGCCTGACGACTAGTCCGCGCCGTTCATCGCACCCTGCAGATAATCCCGCCGTCCCTGGTTGA
- a CDS encoding lysozyme inhibitor LprI family protein produces MIRRSVLLLLALPVLAVARDFPAEGEACIAANSGADSVHCLTQLYYQSNQELRRLEDRLVAHSTQRLRDDRITRTHHEQAVSSLRDAARRYATFSERQCDFEVGYSGAAASGAQQVFYRCLLRLNQGRRDYLQGAMNGAD; encoded by the coding sequence GTGATCCGGCGCAGCGTGCTGCTCCTGCTGGCGCTGCCGGTACTGGCAGTGGCGCGGGATTTCCCCGCGGAAGGCGAAGCGTGCATCGCGGCCAATTCCGGTGCGGACTCGGTGCACTGCCTCACGCAGCTGTACTACCAGAGCAACCAGGAGCTTCGCCGCCTGGAAGACCGTCTCGTCGCGCATTCCACACAGCGCCTGCGGGATGACCGGATCACCCGCACTCACCACGAGCAGGCTGTTTCCTCGCTGCGCGACGCCGCCCGGCGCTACGCGACATTCAGCGAGCGCCAGTGCGATTTCGAGGTGGGCTATTCCGGCGCCGCCGCGTCAGGCGCGCAGCAGGTCTTCTATCGCTGCTTGCTGCGGCTCAACCAGGGACGGCGGGATTATCTGCAGGGTGCGATGAACGGCGCGGACTAG
- a CDS encoding SDR family oxidoreductase encodes MQNRIMITGAGSGLGREIALRWAREGWNLALADVNEAGLAETLKLVRAAGGDGFTQRCDVRDYSQLTQLAQACEEKFGGIDVIVNNAGVASGGFFSELSLEDWDWQISINLMGVVKGCKAFLPLLEQSKGRIINIASMAALMQGPAMSNYNVAKAGVVALSESLLADLSLVDVKVHVVCPSFFQTNLLDSFRGPSPEMKSQVGKLLESSPISAADIADYIHQEVARDTFMILPHEQGRMAWQIKQHNPQAIYDEMAKMAEKMQAKRRNLA; translated from the coding sequence ATGCAAAACCGCATCATGATCACCGGCGCCGGTTCCGGCCTCGGCCGTGAAATCGCACTGCGCTGGGCCCGCGAGGGCTGGAACCTGGCGCTGGCCGACGTCAACGAGGCGGGCCTCGCGGAAACTCTCAAGCTGGTACGTGCCGCCGGTGGCGATGGCTTCACCCAGCGCTGCGACGTGCGCGACTACAGCCAACTGACCCAACTGGCGCAGGCTTGCGAAGAGAAGTTCGGTGGCATTGATGTAATCGTCAACAACGCCGGCGTTGCGTCGGGCGGGTTCTTCAGCGAGCTGTCGCTGGAAGACTGGGACTGGCAGATATCGATCAACCTGATGGGTGTGGTCAAGGGCTGCAAGGCGTTCCTGCCGCTGCTGGAGCAGAGCAAGGGACGCATCATCAACATCGCCTCGATGGCTGCGCTGATGCAGGGGCCGGCGATGAGCAACTACAACGTGGCCAAGGCCGGCGTGGTGGCACTGTCCGAGAGTCTGCTGGCCGATCTGAGCCTGGTGGACGTCAAGGTGCATGTGGTCTGCCCGTCGTTCTTCCAGACCAACCTGCTGGACTCCTTCCGCGGCCCCAGCCCGGAGATGAAGAGCCAGGTCGGCAAGCTGCTGGAGAGCTCGCCGATCAGCGCCGCCGATATCGCCGACTACATCCACCAGGAAGTCGCCCGCGACACCTTCATGATCCTGCCCCACGAACAGGGCCGCATGGCCTGGCAGATCAAGCAGCACAACCCGCAGGCAATCTACGACGAGATGGCGAAGATGGCGGAGAAGATGCAGGCCAAGCGCCGCAACCTCGCCTGA
- a CDS encoding glycine betaine ABC transporter substrate-binding protein: MRMMRRLLGLGAGLVLSAAAGLAAAAAKPEITIGYVDGWSDSVATTHVAAEIMREKLGYQVKLMPVAAGIMWQGVARGKLDAMLSAWLPVTHGAYYEKMKDKVVNLGVNYPGAKIGLIVPEYVKANSIEDLNAQKADFDGRIVGIDAGAGVMLKTDQAIKDYGLDYKLVASSGSGMIAELTRAENDKKAIAVTGWIPHWMFAKWKLKFLEDPKKVYGEEEHVDSVANPALEKKAPEVWAFLKKFQWKDGQEIGEVMLAVQNGEKPDVAAKKWVEAHPDRVKEWL; encoded by the coding sequence ATGCGAATGATGCGACGCCTGTTGGGCCTGGGCGCAGGGCTTGTGCTGTCGGCGGCGGCGGGGCTGGCCGCAGCGGCGGCCAAGCCGGAGATCACCATCGGTTACGTAGACGGCTGGTCGGACAGCGTGGCCACCACCCATGTGGCCGCGGAAATCATGCGCGAGAAGCTCGGCTATCAGGTCAAGCTGATGCCGGTCGCCGCCGGGATCATGTGGCAGGGCGTGGCGCGCGGTAAGCTCGACGCCATGTTGTCGGCCTGGCTGCCGGTCACCCACGGCGCCTACTACGAGAAAATGAAGGACAAGGTGGTCAACCTGGGCGTGAACTACCCGGGCGCGAAAATCGGCCTGATCGTGCCCGAGTACGTGAAAGCCAACAGCATCGAGGACCTCAACGCGCAGAAAGCCGATTTCGACGGTCGCATCGTCGGCATCGATGCCGGCGCCGGAGTGATGCTCAAGACCGACCAGGCGATCAAGGACTACGGCCTGGACTACAAGCTGGTGGCCAGTTCCGGCAGCGGCATGATCGCCGAGCTGACCCGCGCGGAGAACGACAAGAAGGCCATAGCCGTCACCGGCTGGATTCCGCACTGGATGTTCGCCAAGTGGAAGCTGAAGTTCCTCGAAGACCCGAAGAAGGTCTACGGCGAAGAGGAACACGTCGACAGCGTGGCCAACCCGGCTCTGGAGAAGAAGGCGCCGGAAGTCTGGGCGTTCCTGAAGAAGTTCCAGTGGAAGGACGGCCAGGAAATCGGCGAAGTGATGCTCGCGGTGCAGAATGGCGAAAAGCCCGACGTCGCTGCGAAGAAGTGGGTCGAGGCGCATCCGGATCGGGTGAAGGAGTGGCTGTAA
- a CDS encoding cation acetate symporter, producing MKGRITAALALAAFAPAIWADALTGEVQRQPLNISAIVMFVAFVGLTLCITYWASKRSKSAADFYTAGGSITGFQNGLAIAGDYMSAASFLGISALVFTSGYDGLIYSIGFLVGWPIILFLIAERLRNLGKYTFADVASYRLKQKDIRTLSACGSLVVVAFYLIAQMVGAGKLIELLFGLNYHVAVVLVGILMVLYVLFGGMLATTWVQIIKAVLLLSGATFMAIMVLKHVNFDISTLFSEAIKVHPKGESIMSPGGLVKDPISAFSLGFALMFGTAGLPHILMRFFTVGDAKEARKSVFFATGFIGYFYILTFIIGFGAILLVSTNPDFKDATGALLGGNNMAAVHLANAVGGSLFLGFISAVAFATILAVVAGLTLAGASAVSHDLYASVLKGGKANEKDELRVSKITTVCLGVVAIILGILFEKQNIAFMVGLAFSIAASCNFPVLLLSMYWKKLTTRGAKIGGWLGLITAVVLMILGPTIWVQILGHDKPIYPFEYPALFSMAVAFIGIWFFSITDKSAAADEERARFFPQFIRSQTGLGATGAVAH from the coding sequence ATGAAAGGCCGAATTACAGCGGCCCTAGCGCTGGCCGCCTTCGCTCCCGCAATCTGGGCTGACGCCCTCACCGGCGAGGTACAGCGCCAGCCGCTGAATATCTCCGCCATCGTCATGTTCGTCGCCTTCGTCGGCCTGACCCTGTGCATCACCTACTGGGCCTCGAAGCGCAGCAAGTCGGCTGCCGACTTCTATACCGCCGGCGGCAGCATCACCGGTTTCCAGAACGGCCTGGCAATCGCTGGCGACTATATGTCCGCCGCGTCCTTCCTCGGCATTTCCGCGCTGGTGTTCACTTCTGGCTATGACGGCCTGATCTACTCCATCGGCTTCCTCGTCGGCTGGCCGATCATCCTCTTCCTGATCGCCGAACGCCTGCGCAACCTGGGCAAATACACCTTCGCCGACGTGGCATCCTACCGTCTCAAGCAGAAGGACATCCGCACCCTGTCCGCCTGCGGTTCGCTGGTGGTCGTGGCCTTCTACCTGATCGCGCAGATGGTCGGCGCCGGCAAGCTCATCGAGCTGCTGTTCGGCCTGAACTACCACGTCGCGGTCGTGCTGGTAGGCATCCTGATGGTGCTCTACGTGCTGTTCGGCGGCATGCTGGCCACCACCTGGGTACAGATCATCAAGGCCGTGCTGCTGCTGTCGGGCGCGACCTTCATGGCGATCATGGTGCTCAAGCACGTCAACTTCGACATCAGCACCCTGTTCTCCGAAGCCATCAAGGTTCACCCCAAGGGTGAGTCCATCATGAGTCCCGGCGGCTTGGTGAAAGACCCGATCTCGGCCTTCTCCCTTGGCTTCGCGCTGATGTTCGGCACCGCGGGCCTGCCGCACATCCTGATGCGCTTCTTCACCGTCGGCGACGCCAAGGAAGCCCGCAAGTCGGTGTTCTTCGCCACTGGCTTCATCGGCTACTTCTACATCCTGACCTTCATCATCGGCTTTGGAGCGATTCTGCTGGTCAGCACCAACCCGGACTTCAAGGATGCCACCGGCGCCCTGCTGGGCGGCAACAACATGGCCGCCGTGCACCTGGCCAACGCCGTGGGCGGCAGCCTGTTCCTGGGCTTCATCTCCGCCGTGGCGTTCGCCACCATCCTCGCGGTGGTTGCCGGCCTGACCCTGGCCGGCGCCTCGGCCGTGTCCCACGACCTTTACGCCAGCGTACTGAAGGGCGGCAAGGCCAACGAGAAGGACGAACTGCGCGTATCGAAGATCACCACCGTTTGCCTGGGTGTGGTCGCGATCATTCTCGGCATCCTGTTCGAGAAGCAGAACATCGCCTTCATGGTCGGCCTGGCCTTCTCCATCGCCGCGAGCTGCAACTTCCCGGTACTGCTGCTCTCCATGTACTGGAAGAAACTGACCACCCGTGGCGCCAAGATCGGCGGCTGGCTGGGCCTGATCACCGCGGTGGTGCTGATGATCCTTGGCCCGACCATCTGGGTGCAGATCCTCGGCCACGATAAGCCCATCTACCCGTTCGAATACCCGGCGCTGTTCTCGATGGCCGTGGCTTTCATCGGTATCTGGTTCTTCTCCATCACCGACAAGTCTGCCGCTGCCGACGAAGAGCGTGCGCGCTTCTTCCCGCAGTTCATCCGTTCGCAGACCGGCCTGGGCGCCACTGGTGCCGTAGCCCACTGA
- a CDS encoding GNAT family N-acetyltransferase, with protein MPRVSLRPAVPADIPLLIELITELADYERLVHEVKADAQRMHEHLFGPRPYAEVLVGEVDGEAQGFALFFHNYSTWLSQPGIYLEDLYVRPAARGAGLGKALLTELARLAVERGCGRLEWSVLDWNEPAIGFYRSLGALPQDEWTVYRLTGAALHDLAGKA; from the coding sequence ATGCCGCGCGTTTCGCTCCGCCCCGCTGTCCCCGCCGATATCCCGCTGCTCATCGAGCTGATCACCGAACTCGCCGACTACGAGCGCCTGGTCCATGAGGTCAAGGCCGACGCCCAGCGCATGCACGAGCACCTGTTCGGCCCGCGCCCCTACGCCGAGGTACTGGTCGGCGAGGTGGACGGCGAAGCGCAGGGCTTCGCGCTGTTCTTCCACAACTACTCCACATGGCTCAGCCAGCCAGGCATCTACCTGGAGGACCTGTACGTCCGCCCCGCCGCGCGCGGTGCCGGGCTGGGCAAGGCGCTGCTCACCGAACTGGCACGGCTGGCAGTGGAACGCGGTTGCGGTCGGCTGGAATGGTCGGTGCTGGACTGGAACGAGCCGGCAATCGGCTTCTATCGCAGCCTCGGCGCCCTCCCACAGGACGAATGGACCGTCTATCGTCTTACCGGAGCGGCGCTGCATGACCTGGCCGGCAAGGCCTGA
- a CDS encoding DUF2061 domain-containing protein, with the protein MLKTVTFTLMHFAIAFSVAYALTGSVTVGGLVAIVEPLCNAVGFHFHEKIWKRFENGSASETAPTHNWIHRHA; encoded by the coding sequence ATGCTCAAGACCGTTACCTTCACCCTGATGCACTTCGCTATCGCCTTCAGCGTGGCCTACGCCCTGACCGGCAGCGTGACCGTGGGCGGTCTGGTGGCGATCGTCGAGCCGCTGTGCAACGCGGTGGGCTTCCACTTCCACGAGAAGATATGGAAGCGCTTCGAGAACGGCTCGGCCAGCGAGACCGCGCCGACCCACAACTGGATTCACCGCCACGCGTGA
- a CDS encoding fimbria/pilus outer membrane usher protein, translating to MAYSRSFPSTGTDFALATFRYSSSGYLDLVDAATLNDLMKSSGTSNPDTVGYLRSKQRQTLTLNQNLGQRIGQLNVTASRDRYWGDAPGSTTFSVGYNTRVMRANVNVTASRTYNAHNDNNNGYDSQITLNLSMPLGSPSARHPATLSLTSTHDKANGDSHNAGLSGSLGEHNQYIYGTQVSRSDTRDGTTFIGNVGWQASNANLGGSYSQSSSYKQASLSASGGLVVHPGGLVFMPSQDIGNPIGIVEARNAKGARVSSSGEGRIDGSGQAVATGLMPYRMNDVTLDPEGTSMDVQLQTTRVQTVPRAGAVVKLTFETETGRAVLINARRANGEELPFGAVALDKAGHEVGTVGQGGSVFVRVAEQGGQLTLRWGETADRQCRLDYQLPKRAEDAAEPFTTVEAVCR from the coding sequence CTGGCCTACTCGCGCAGTTTCCCCTCGACAGGCACCGACTTCGCTCTGGCGACCTTCCGCTACTCCAGTAGCGGTTACCTGGATCTGGTCGACGCCGCCACCCTGAATGATCTGATGAAGAGTTCCGGTACCAGCAATCCGGATACGGTGGGCTACTTGCGCAGCAAGCAGCGCCAGACCCTGACCCTCAACCAGAACCTGGGACAGCGCATTGGCCAGCTCAACGTCACCGCCAGCCGCGACCGTTACTGGGGGGATGCACCCGGCTCGACAACGTTCTCCGTTGGCTACAACACCCGTGTAATGCGCGCCAACGTCAACGTGACCGCCTCCCGCACATACAACGCCCACAACGACAACAACAACGGCTACGACAGCCAGATCACCCTCAACCTGTCGATGCCACTGGGTAGTCCCTCCGCACGGCATCCGGCCACCCTCAGCCTGACCAGCACCCATGACAAGGCCAATGGCGACAGCCACAACGCCGGCCTTAGCGGGTCGCTGGGCGAGCACAACCAGTACATCTACGGCACCCAGGTCAGCCGTTCCGACACCCGCGATGGCACCACATTCATTGGCAACGTCGGCTGGCAGGCCTCCAATGCCAACCTGGGTGGCAGCTATAGCCAGTCCAGCAGCTACAAGCAGGCCTCCCTCAGCGCATCGGGCGGCCTGGTCGTCCACCCCGGCGGGCTCGTGTTCATGCCCAGCCAGGACATCGGCAACCCCATCGGCATCGTCGAAGCCAGGAACGCGAAGGGTGCACGTGTTTCCAGCAGCGGCGAGGGGCGCATCGACGGTAGCGGTCAGGCCGTGGCCACCGGCCTGATGCCCTATCGCATGAATGACGTCACCCTCGACCCGGAAGGAACCTCCATGGATGTTCAACTGCAGACGACCCGTGTGCAGACCGTGCCGCGTGCTGGCGCCGTAGTGAAGCTGACCTTCGAGACCGAGACCGGTCGCGCCGTCCTGATCAACGCCCGCCGAGCCAACGGCGAAGAACTGCCCTTCGGTGCAGTGGCCCTGGATAAGGCAGGCCATGAAGTCGGCACAGTGGGGCAGGGTGGCAGCGTCTTCGTCCGCGTAGCCGAGCAAGGCGGCCAATTGACGCTGCGTTGGGGCGAGACCGCCGATCGCCAGTGTCGCCTCGATTACCAGTTACCCAAGCGCGCCGAAGATGCGGCGGAGCCATTTACCACGGTCGAGGCAGTGTGCCGTTGA